The genome window CGCTTGGCTTGTACTCTGACAAATATGATTCCGTAGATGAAATTCCAGATGGGGCGCAAATTGCAGTTCCTAACGATGCCCCTAATTGGGGAAGAGCATTGTTGCTTTTGCAAGAAGCGGGAATATTAAAGGTAGTAGATAATTTTGATGGTAATGGTGGTGCAGATAAGATCAAAGAAAACCCCAAAAATATAGAAATCGTTCCAGTAGACAGTGCAAATGCCCCGCGTGTCATGGAGGACACTGCTGGTTCAGTCATTAATAATGGTGTTGCATTAGAGGCAGATCTAACATTAAAAGATGCATTGATTCATGAAAGTAAAACAGCAAAACCATATATCAATGTCATTGCAGCTAGAAATGAAGAAAAGGATAATGAAACGTTCCAAAAAGTAGTTAAACTCTATCAATCGGACGAAACAGCTGAATTCATCAAGGAGACATATAAAGGCAACTATCTTCCAACCTTTATAACGTTGGAAGAATTGAGCAGCTATAAAGATACGTATTCGGCCAAATAAGGAGAATAGAGAAGTTATGATAGATACTTGTTTATTTCAGGATAATTAAAATAGATTGGAAAAGGAGAGATGAAAATGCCCCAAGACAGGAAAATAAAACTTGCAGCGTATTTAGTTGGATCAGGCATGCATGTTTCTTCATGGCGACATAAAACATCAAATCCCAAAGCTAGTATTGATATTGATGAATTAACGAAGCAAGCAAAAATTGCTGAAATAGGAAAATTTGATATTGCATTTGTTGCTGATAGTTTGGCG of Oceanobacillus zhaokaii contains these proteins:
- a CDS encoding MetQ/NlpA family ABC transporter substrate-binding protein, with translation MKKWIFPILLVLGLFLAACSNEIDAEVEQSKVKVGIRNSELRTWEYLKERASEEGWEIEIVNFSSAYDPNQALVEGDIDINAFQHVAYLDSFNENTASEIVPIGTTIIAPLGLYSDKYDSVDEIPDGAQIAVPNDAPNWGRALLLLQEAGILKVVDNFDGNGGADKIKENPKNIEIVPVDSANAPRVMEDTAGSVINNGVALEADLTLKDALIHESKTAKPYINVIAARNEEKDNETFQKVVKLYQSDETAEFIKETYKGNYLPTFITLEELSSYKDTYSAK